From Calonectris borealis chromosome 7, bCalBor7.hap1.2, whole genome shotgun sequence, one genomic window encodes:
- the NKX1-2 gene encoding NK1 transcription factor-related protein 2, producing the protein MAALPPPLPPPRRRPLRPPRPTLLPAAHSAPPAPRRGAREASRLRARRSPPPAPRWEPADILDPQKFSRRREAAAGSWGSAPRSGEREKSLGRVEVGKDAAAPGSGRNKLEAHDAESGAEAAGQERDEEGPPGAGSQPAARPPGPEEPGSPRGARRRRAEAGCGKPRRARTAFTYEQLVALENKFRATRYLSVCERLSLALSLSLTETQVKIWFQNRRTKWKKQHPGADGAAPAASPAAAAGGGSPSPPGPGALPFQTFPSYAAANVLVPPAAPFPLGGGPFAPFLGPAYLGPFYAPHL; encoded by the exons ATGGCTGCgctgccccctcctctgcccccaccccgccgccggcccctccgccctCCCCGCCCGACCCTCCTCCCCGCCGCTCACTCCGCGCCGCCAGCGCCGAGGCGTGGGGCTCGGGAGGCGAGCCGGCTCCGCGCCCGGCGCAGCCCTCCGCCGGCTCCGCGCTGGGAGCCAGCAG ACATCCTGGATCCCCAGAAATTCAGCAGGAGACGCGAAGCGGCcgcggggagctggggcagcgcccCCCGCTCGGGCGAGCGGGAGAAAAGTTTGGGAAGAGTTGAAGTAGGAAAGGACGCTGCTGCTCCCGGCAGCGGGAGGAATAAACTAGAGGCACATG ATGCGGAGAGCGGCGCcgaggcagcggggcaggagcgCGACGAGGAgggcccgcccggggccgggagccagcccgccgcccgcccgcccggcccggaggagccgggcTCGCCGcggggcgcccggcggcggcgggccgagGCGGGGTGCGGCAAGCCGCGGCGAGCGCGGACGGCCTTCACCTACGAGCAGCTGGTGGCCCTGGAGAACAAGTTCCGGGCCACGCGGTACCTGTCGGTCTGCGAGCGCCTCAGCCTGGCGCTCTCCCTCAGCCTCACCGAGACGCAGGTGAagatctggttccagaaccgcCGCACCAAGTGGAAGAAGCAGCACCCGGGCGCCGacggggcggcccccgccgcttcccccgcggcggcggcgggcggcggcagccccagcccgccggGTCCCGGCGCTCTGCCCTTCCAGACTTTCCCTTCCTACGCCGCCGCCAACGTCCTggtcccgccggccgccccctTCCCGCTGGGCGGCGGCCCCTTCGCGCCCTTCCTCGGCCCCGCGTACCTCGGCCCCTTCTACGCCCCGCACCTCTGA